Genomic DNA from Alicyclobacillus fastidiosus:
GGATTGAACGGTGCCATAGGTTGGCAGAGGATTATTTAGGTGACGAAGAAGATATCTACACTGACGTATCAGTTGGTGAGTTTCGTAAAATCACAGGGATGGGGCACTGGTGGCAGCACCAACATGTTCCAGAAATACTGCGGAGAATCGATGAGGAACAACAGAGACGTATTTACCAGCGTCGGATTAGAATCGTTCAGGCGAGTATTGAACAATTGAAAGAAGATCACTTACCAGTCAGTATCAACGCGGTGATTCGTGTTTCAGGACTAGACCGTGTACTGATTTTCAGGGATCCGTTCTTAAAGGGGATAATATACAACTGTAACAACGGTAATGCCTGCGAGGAGGTTAGCGAGAAGAAATCTGATTGAAGTTGGAAGCACGTAACGTGAAAGGACATTTGCTGTTATATTTTACGTGTGTTAGGACAAGGGTTATTACTAGAAGGGACATTTTGATGGTCCGATAACACCCTGTTTTCGGGTGTTTTTGGGACAATCGTAGTTACTGACCACACTGGGGTTACAATCGTTCCTGCAAGGAATGAGCGTTGTCCCGTAAGTAGAATACGGATTGACTTTAAACTCAGCTCCCGCAATGATGTAAATCTCGTCATTGCGGGAGCTCTGCTTTTGGACGAAACATACAGGGACCTGGGATGCTTGGTAGAAGAACATGGATATATATGATTCTATTTAATATTATGATAAGAGTATGTGCATAATATTCAGCTATAGTGTATTTATCCCTTGTTCTATGGTATCGCTTACAACTTGTGTGTTACCTTAAATCTCTCCGACGAGTAATGCCTAATTTTTTAAATAGCCTCGATATGTGGCTTTTCACGGTGTTCTCGCTAATATACAAATCCCGTGCAATTTCAGCATTGGTTCTCCCTGCCCGAACGAGATGAACAATTTGACGCTCTCTTTCCGTGAGCATCTTATCATGAACGGAATAATCGATCATGTTTGAACTTAACAGTCGGTCGATCAAGGCCTTGGTTTGTGTCGCGTCATTGAGCATTTTTTGCTGCTCGTCCAAACAATACTGAGGTAAACTCTCGACCAAATCGCCGTTATTTACAAACTGAATGGCTAAATCGTTAATAAAGTATCCCGTGAGTAAGTAGAAATTGTTATCGCACAATGGGCAGAAAATGAAACACGGGAAATATGTTACCTTGCTATCAACTATTTTTGGTTGCTGTAGATCGCCAAAGTGCTCGATTAAAGCTAGTACCCTGTCTCGGTACTTGTCCCCCAATTTGTCGAACATTTTGTCGCCAATCATATTTCCTCGCACCTTAAGAAGTACCTCTCCATGTCTGTCAACGAGATACCCAGACTGGGTCCAACGATAACAGAACATATTAAGTATATATTCTACACTCTCCATGGTATCCGTCATTGTGGCAGTCTCCCCCTTTCATAATCAACAGTTGAGTATAAGTCATGTGATGTATGATCGGTATGGTCAAAAGTTTGAACTTCGATGCGTCGTGGACGCGGGGGATTAATACTCTCATACCAATCTCGATAAACGAGTATACTCTATTTGTCGAATAATGTCGTACGTTGGCGAAAAAGCACCGATTTTGTAGGATGTCATTGCCGGAGTGATCGTGATAAAATCCTGGTGACAGGAAATGGTAAAGTATGTTGGGATGTCTAGGGGATACCTAAAATGCTCAATCGTGCGGTAGAAAGCAATCAACTTAGCTATGTTATTAAACACAACATGTATCAACATTTTTACCAACCACTCTATCGGCTTCAACGTCAATGTCTGGTTGGATATGAGGCGCTGCTCCGCAGTGAACCCCCGATCAGTCCAGAGGGCCTGTTCCGTTTTGCAGAGAAGACAAATAGGCTATATCAATTGGACACAGAATCGATTCTTCTTGCTTGTGCATCATTTAGCTCCTCAGATCGTATAAAACGTGACGCGGAGCTGTTCTTAAATATTTTCCCCTCAACGTTAGTTCACCCGTTTTTTGGTTCTCTCTTAGAGGAAATGGTGTCAAACCACGCAGTGTTGCGAATTAGGATTGTATTCGAGTTGGGTGAATCCGAAGTGATTCGCGATATGGGAGCACTTCGAGACGCCATTAGTTGTCTACATGAAAACGGATTTCGCATTGCCATTGACGACGTGGGAAAGGGGATGTTCTCTTTGCAAAAAATTTTGGAGTTAGAACCTGATTTCATCAAGTTAGACCGCTACTTTGCATCAGATATTTGTCGGCTAATCAATAAGCAAAGAATGATCTCGCTCTTTGTAGCTTACTGTGAAGAAGGTACTCAATTGATTTTGGAAGGAATTGAGACCTCGGAGGATTTGGCCATGGCTAAACACTTAGGTGTGCACATCGGCCAAGGATTCATACTAGGTAGGCCCGGTTCACTAGAGAATGTTCCTGTAGCATAACTGAGATTGGTGACACTGAACACATAGACGTAACTGTGTAAAACATCATATTTGGCAAATCAGTAGAAATGCTGAGACGCAAAGCTACGGGTCTAAAGACGCTGGTCCATGATCGCCGGGTTGCTACGAACATTCGTATTTTGGAGCAGCCCTTATACAGGTAGGGGAGGCTTTTTTTGATATAAGGGGTCTGTTATTGACCAACTACTAACCTACTTTGTGTACGAACAGCGATGGGAACTGAGTAATTGATGGGGGGATAGGTCGTTGAGTCTGTCGGTAGAGGTAAAAAATAAAGTCAATTCTGTAGTTGTTACAGTGACCGGAGACGTCGATTTCTCGACGGTTCATGATCTATTAGCAGTCATGACTGAGCATCGGGAACAGTCTATATCAATCGATTGTAGTGGACTTAGTTTCATTGATTCCACGGGCATCGGTCTGATATTACGGACAATCATGGAGCTTGGTGAGACTGGATGCGAAATCACGTTAGACGCGGTTCCGCCGCAGATACAGGAGATCTTAGATGAAATGGGCGTATCCGATATTCTTCATGAGCTTGCGGGGAGGTAGCCCATGAGAACGAATGAGCTTCAGCATCAGTTTCAAAAGTATCTCGATACAATAGAAGGCTCTTCGGATGAAGTGGAGGCGGCAGAAACTATCCAAAGAATGCTGCTAGAGGATGACATTCCGGCTTGTAATCAATTATCGTGCAGGGGAATGTCTCTTCCCGCACTTCGGCTAAGCGGAGATTATTACGACTTTATCTACGATGAACGAAATGGACGTTATTGGATATTCATTGGTGATGTAATGGGGAAGGGAATACCTGCTTCACTTTTAATGGTCATGGTGCGTTCAACGGCGCGCGTACTCACAAACTATAGTAAAACCCCCAGCGAGTTGGTGTGCAATCTAAATAATTTTTTGTTGAAGGATATGACTCGACTTCGCGCGTTTTCAACATTATTTTGCGGCATGTTTAATGTTCATTCAGGGGACTTTCTCTATACTTCTGCTGGACATCCAAGTCCGATTTTAATGAGGAAAAATGAGAAAGTGGCTGAAAGATTAGAAGTCAAAGGAACTGTCATCGGGCTACTAAAGGATCGACAGTATCGTGACTACTCGGTGTCATTATTGGCAGGAGACCTACTAGTTCTATGTACTGACGGCATTCTTGAAGCGATGAATACGGACAAAAACGCATTTGGATACGAACGGCTAAAACATTCCATTGAGGTACATAAGGATTTTGACTTGCACCAGTTGATCAAACACATCACGGACGATGTAAGACGTTTTTCGAAGGCGTATAGACGGGACGATGTGACGCTTGTGGCCGTTCGCCGCGAGGAAGGAAGCACACAGACATGTTAGGAGTTATCGTCACCCGTGGTAAAACAATTGACGACGCTATTCATAAAGCTGCACAGCAGCTGAATGTGTCGGAAGACGCAATCGAATACGAAGTCGTCTCTAAGGGTAGTCGTAGGTTATTTATGAGTCGCTCTGCAGTCATTCAAGCCACTGTGAAAAAACAGACTCCCAAAGATATGACCCCCACTGATGAGATTTCTAGCGAGTCTATTCACGAAAACTACGTCGCTTCGCCGGAGGCGGAGAAACACGCGTCTGAAGCGTCCACTTCGGACAAGGACGTCTCCACGGAAGGGTTAGCCTGGGTTAAGAATGGTCAAATTTCCTGCAAAAACGGTATTTATCATTACGCATTACTAACCCCATGCAACGGGGTGGTGCTACTTGTTAACGGGCAATCTGTAAGCGGTACGACCGTGATCACGGAAGATGATGTAATTGATGTTAAGCTCCAACATGAACACTTTGAATCGAAGATGAACTTAACCATATCCCCGGACAAGATGAAGGTTATTTTGGAGATCATACCAGGGTATTGGATGTTCAGACACCTCAAGGATAAATCGCCGAGTAGGGAATTATCACTTGAGGTGACAGAATCGAAGCAGGTCAAAAATGACATGACTGAACTTAGTATTTATAAAGAGCTCGAAAAGTTAGGCGTCAGATTCGGATTTGACAAAAATCAAATCAAACTCGCCTGTACTGCTAATGAGCCTGCCAAGTTTATCGTTGCCCAAGGAATTCAGCCTATTTTCGGACAGGACGGTATGTTCGAGCTTGTATCTAAAAAAAGGAACGAACAGAAGGACCTGTTCAGTCTATCTGAACATATCGATTGGAAGGAGCGGTTCAGTCTACCTAGTGTAAAGGCAGGAGAAGTGATTGGTCATCGGATACCCGCAAGGCCCGGAGTAAATGGCAAAAATGTATTCAATGAGGAGGTGGCCGCACCACAAGTACGGGAACTCACCATTGTGACGGAGGAAGGAACAGCTCTTCACAGCTCAAAGCAAAGTGTGATTGCTACAACTGCGGGGAGAATCAAGGTTCAACAGCGTCCCAACAATGCGCTCTCCTTTCGTGTATTGCCTCAATATGTACACAATGGGGACGTAAATGTTGAGTCAGGGAATATCCGTTTTCGGGGCGATGTTTACATCCTGGGGAATGTAGACGAAGGAATGACAGTTGAGTCGGGTGGTAATTTACATATAACAGGGATGGTTACAAATGCAACCGTCATCACAGGTGGCGATGTAGTTATCAACGGATCTGTCATTGGAACAGACATAATCTGCGGGCACACACATCTCTTTTGGGACAGGATGCTTCCGACTTTTAAATTCATTCATCAGGACTTAACAAAAGTGATTGGTGCGGCAAGACAACTTGAAAAAAATCAGGCATTTACTCGTGCTGATATAGCGAGTAAAGGACTACAACCCTTAATTAAATTACTTACTGAAATTAAATTTAAAGATCTGCCGATAAAAATCCGCGAAATCAGTGAGCCAGTCAAGAGGCAAAAGGAAAGTTTTGGTCCGGATGTATCTCGAATTGTTGACTTTCTAGAGAAAGCATTTCATTACTTTCATCCACACGTAGCCGAGTTAAAGCAGCTCGAATCGCTCGCAGAATTTATGGCTTCAGTGATTGCTTCGATTGAGTATGACGCCAATAAGAAGATGAATATTCAAGTAAAAAGCCTGACGAACAGTTCTATTAAATCAGCTTGGAATGTCGTTGTAGAGCGTCTTTGCTATGGTTCTAACATTTATTGTAAGGGTGGTGTTCAAGTAAGAGGGATCTTACGCGGGGGAAGTGTGCATGCAGGAGACTTTATTGAATCAAAGGAGATTGGATCAAGTGGAGGAAGTCGCACGGAAGTACAGGTAGTGAATGAGCGAGGTTACATCGCAGCTGAACTTATAGGAACTGATACAACGGTTCGAATATCTGGGGCAGCGAAGAAGCTCATCAGTGCAGAAACGTCCGTACGCGCTCGGCTCAATACACTTGGTGATCTGGTCTTACGATAGAAGGAGATGGCGTTATGTTTCAGGTACAGACGAGTCTGCAAGATAAAACGGTGATATTCACGCTCTTAGGATCGTTGGACATTGGTGGTGTAGACACCTTTGAAAACGAAGTTTCGAAAGTGGATTTTCTGGTTGCTGACATGGTTCACATCGATTTTAAAGGTGTTGAGTTTGTTGACTCTACAGGCATTGGTTCAATTGTTAATTTAGTTCAATTGTTAGAGGGACGCGGTCTGGGTTACAAACTAACCAATGTCAGCGAACCCATTCAAGAAGTATTTGTGATTTTAGGGCTGGAGGACATAATCCGTTGAGACAACCCGCCTGGTTCTTACGTAAAACGCAAACTCGTTAAAAAACGGATACAAAAGCTACGGGCCTACTGCAATACGGTGGCGGCTGGATAAGGTCGGACATGGGCAGACCTATCTCAAAACCTTTCAGGTGGATCGCCAATTTGAAGGAGAGACGTTGTATGTCAATGACAATAGATAGGCAAGTGGCGTTAACTGAACAAATTCGTGCCATTTTAAAGTTAATCGGTGAAAATCCCGATCGTGAAGGCCTGCTGGATACACCAAATCGAGTGGCCAAAATGTACGAAGAAGTATTCTCTGGGGTTGGGGTAGATCCAGAATCGGCCTTAACCACTACATTTGCCGAAGAATACGAAGGAATGGTTGTCGTTAAAGACATTCATTATTACACGTTCTGTGAGCACCATCTCATTCCCTTCTACGGAAAGGCTCACATTGGCTATATCCCTAATGGCCACGTCGTTGGCTTAAGTAAATTCGCTCGACTGGTGGAACTCGTATCCAAGCGCCCACAAGTTCAAGAGCGAATGACACAGCAAATTGCGAATGCAGTCATGAATGTATTACAACCCCGGGGTGTAATTGTGACATTGGACGGGACCCACCTTTGTATGTGTGCTCGCGGTGTAAAAAAACCTGGGAGTGCAACGGTTACAACCGTGAAACAAGGCATTTTTTCAGACGATGTCTCTTTGGTTCGAGAGTTTGAACAGGCGCTAGTAAGAAATTAAGTAAGGTGGGAACAGTCATGATTCATATATCCCGCAGAATCGACTTTTCTGCAGCCCATGTCTATAGGATTGCTACTTGGAGCGATCAAGAAAACAGTCGAGTGTTCGGTCTCTGCAGTAATCCCAATGGCCATGGTCACGATTACTCGCTGGAAGTAATGGTTCGTGGGAAGTTAGATGATAAATCGGGGATCGTCGTAAATATTGTTGAGATCGATGAGATTGCCAAGGAGTTTACCAAAGCTCAATTGGATGGAAAATTTTTGAATCGAGAAAATCCATATTTCCATGACAAAATCCCGACCACAGAGAACTTATTGACATATATCTGGAACGCCTTGGAAGGTACCTTCCCTGATTGCGAGCTGTACAAAATGCGATTGCATGAAAATCCTTTCTTATATTCGGAAAAGGGGTTAGGACCAATGATTCAGCTCACAAGAAAGTATCATTTTAGCTCCGCCCATCGTTTGCATAGTTATTTACTGTCGGACGAAGAGAATAAAAACATCTTCGGAAAATGCAACAACCCCAACGGGCATGGTCATAACTACCGTCTTGAAGTAACGGTGCGTGGAGAAATTGATCCTGTTACCGGTATGGTTGTAGATTTAGCAGTTTTGGATGAAGTGGTCGACCGTATCATCATAAAAAAGTTTGATCATAAGAATTTGAATTTAGATACCGAAGAGTTCAAAGGCCTCAATCCTACGTCTGAAGTCGTCGCTATGGTGATTTGGAATATGCTTGTGGACCATATTCCTAATTTATACAAAGTGGGACTGTGGGAAACCGAGAAAAACTACTTTGAGTATTGTGGAGCCACAAAGGAGTAAATCGATGATTCAATTTGATTCGTTTAAGGGTAAAAACATCGCTATTTCGGGAGCAAGTCGCGGGATTGGACGAGAAACGTCCAAACTATTAGGCAGTTTAGGAGCAAATCTTATCCTGGGAAGCCGTAATGAGGCCGAACTCAAGGAGGTCGCAGTGCAGGTAGAACAGGCAGGAGGGCATGCGTTGCCCGTTCACCTGGATGTCACCGACGAGATTTCAGTTCGCGATTTTTCTGATGCGGCAAGAAGGGAATTTGGTAGGGTAGATACTCTTATCAACAGTGCAGGAACAGGTAGATTTTCGAGTGTCTTGGATTTGTCTTCTGAGGATTTCGATCAAATGATTTCCGTCAATCTAAAAGGTACGTTTCTCTGTTGTAAGTATTTTGGGAAGCAAATGGTTAAACAGGGGTTTGGGCACATTTTAAACATTGTATCGATAGCTGGGGTTGTCGCCTTACCAGGTGGTGGTGGGTACTCAGCTTCGAAATTCGGAATTCTAGGGCTGTCTCGGGTTTTACAGACAGAGCTTCGAAGTCAAGGTGTTCAAGTGACATCTGTCTTACCGGGAGCCGTGAACAGTACATTTTGGGCGGATATTGATCCGAAACCAGATTTATCATCGATGATTCCGCTAGCCACTCTAGCGCGGCATATTGTATACCTACTCTCTTCGCATGACGGGGCGTTCGTTGACGAAATGACGATCATGCCCCCTTTAGGGATTCTATAGAAGGGGAACGACATAGTGAAGCATTTTATTGATAAAATGTTTCGTCCTTCACACAAGGACAGTAAAACTCAAAGTGTATTCCCATCTCTTCCTGCGCATCTCACAAAGCGCGACGCACAACAAAGGGCATTGGTTGGTTGGATTGCAAGACGGGTTGGGCAGCTCCTGACATTAGAGGTGGAAGAATCGGATTTCTTGTTTTATGCAGCCTTTTCATATCAGTCCAAGGATGACAAGAAAAACGAGTTCGATAAGATCCTATATTTTGCGGAACGTCTTGTCAGATATGGTGCGACACATAAGAGCGTTCTTGAAAAGGCTCCAGACATTATGGTCACTCCCACACTAGAGAATTGCCTAACGAAGGTGGAGGAGGAATACAGGGGGGATCTGTCTAGGGACCGTGAGTATCAAATCAGCGGTCGAGATGACCGTGGGCACCCACCTTTCGCTGCCCAGACCAAGGAAGATGACTGGAACAAACGAGTTTGGCAAGTATACCGAGATGTAATTTTTGCAGCAACACAAAAAAAGTTTCTCCTCATTACCAATCAAGAAGTTGACTCATATAGGAGAGGTAACGTCCACCTCGAGGTCGAGATAAAAGAGCGAGCTGACATTACGAAATGTCGAGAGGACGCAAATCATGTTTTTCTAAAATTGGGTTGCGCCCCCTCCTCCATTATGGGCCGTTTACTCGTCATCAGTGAGGCGGTGACCAATATTCTAAAGCACGCGGAGCATGGGAAAATGATGTTGGTCGATGACGATCATAGTACACGGGCAGTCATTCAGGATAAGGGGCCCGGGTTTTCGATAACTGACCTTCCTAATACAACTTTGCTCGCCGGATATTCAACAAAGAAATCACTTGGACAAGGATTTACATTAATGATGAAAATGAGTGATCAGGTATTACTGGCAACAAGTCCTGAGGGGTCAACTATCATCCTTGTTTTTAATAAGAAACAGGATAAGGAATGAATCAGGTTATGAGAGATAAGAATGCTGTAACAATAGAGAAGTCGATTCGCACAGCATCGTTGATCGATGGTTTTTGGGAACGGTGGTTAGTTCATGGAATTGATCCGATAGACCTTTCGGAAATCCGCCCTCGCCTTATAAATCTTGATGATTGGGTGGAAAACTGGAGTCATGCCGCCAATAAGAAAGCCCGTCTGGCCGAGGAGCTAAAGCGAAAAGGCTCACTTGTCGACGCCGAATTCACGTACCGTACAGCAGGTCTTTATTACAATCTTGCCCAGTGGATATTTCCAGATCGATGCCAAGAAAAAGAGCGTTTATTTTCACTCTGTAATAGTAATTTCGATAAGGCCGATCAGTTGTCCATCATTGAAACGATGTACCCATCGCTTGAAATAGATCATAAGAAATGTACAGGGCGTGCTCGTACACCGAAAAATCCCAAGGGATGTATTATTATCATCAACCCGATAGATTCCTCCAAGGAAGAATTATTTCTTTACGAACGGGATTTCCTTGATTCAGGCTATGCAACAATCAGTTTCGATGGCCCTGGTCAGGGTGAAACTTTTGTGAGGCAAGGACTCAAAGCCACCCAGTCCAATTGGGAGTACTTCATAGACAGGGTAATCGAACATACGGCGACATTCTTTCCTACTGTACCTCTCTTTTTATTTGGGACCAGCCTAGGTGCTTCATGGGTAGTCTACGGCAGTTGCAACCGAAAAATTGAAAAGGCTTTAGCTGTAAGTCCGGCATTTGCTAGAAAACAAATAAAAATGCCCGATTATTTCACTGGGAGAATGGATTGTGTTCTCGGTGATGGTAAGGAGCCAGTGCCTGATTTTGAGCAATTGAATTACCGTAGTCCGATTTTTCTTGTTCATGGTCGTCGGGACGCAATGGTGCAATCCTCAGATATATACCGTTTATATGGCATGCTTCCGGATGGCAAACGCTTGATTGAATATCAAGAGGAAATGCACTGTTGCAACAATAAGCTCAGCGAGATTAGACAATTAGCGACTCAGTGGTATATGAGCGATCACCGCATGTCAATATAGGGGGGTTCTCGATTGTCCAAATCAAAGGTTTCGTTGCGTCGATATTTTCTAAAACGGACTTTATTCGTGTTGCTGGTTATTGGGCTGTTGTCCGGTGTCATTCAGCTTTATTTTATGAATCAACATATTAAGGTTGAAATCAATGACCAGGCAAATTTACTATCTCAGGGTGTCGAACAGGGGATAACTGAAACAAACCTCGCATCGAACGGGATCGAGTACCAGATAGATTCAAAAATGGCCATGTACTCTAAGTACATTGCTACTTTGCTAAAGGGACGTCAGTTAGACCAGATTTCTCAAGGGGATCTTGACAGCATTCGGGATCAATTGGGTCTAGCCGGCATTACATTATTTGCTCAGCGCGGGAACGACATTGTTGGTGTAAAAGCAACCGATCCGGGAGAGGTTGGATTCAGTTTGAAGAAAATCGGGTACTTGCAGGCTGGAGAGGCATTACTCCATGGTCAGCAAGTTAAGATACCCGGCTCGCCGTTCTCTCAGGGGAATCTTATTGTGCTTCCAATTGCACAGTCTGGTTCTCATCAAGGAAAACCTAGCTTTTTTAAGTATGCCTATTACCACGTGCCGGGTAGTTCATACATTATCGATCCGTACATCCAAGCCAACGAAGTTTATCAGTTTACCAATAGTGTAGGCCCGAATGCATGGATATCTCATATGAAGCAGTCGAACTCGGATATCGAGGAGATTGCAGTCCTAAATCCGAAGGTTTTTGCGGACCCGAGTTTGGCAACCCGAATATATCCCCCCTTAAAAAAGGTTGTGTTCGGGAGCTACACCTATGGAAATTCACAGGATACGAGTGTTTTAAAGAAAATGATTACCGATCCACAGAAAGTTACATATACGCAACGCGAAAATGGACATAGGGTATACAAAGTATTCCTGCCGATTAAGAATGGGCAAGTTCTGTATGTAGCACTGAATTATGATAAGTTGAGCCAACCGATTTATCGCCTATCTATTGTACTTATTGTTTTAGGTCTTGTTGGATCAATCGTACTATTTATGATTACCGCTAGATTCTTTAGTCGGATCTATGACAACATTCATAAGATAAAGTCCCAAATTAAGCGGTTGGAAACTAGGGATTTTACAGCTAGAAGTGAAGTGAAAGATGGGGGAGAGTTGACCGAGCTCTCAGAAAGTACGAACCGAATGGTTGAAACGTTACAGGCGGTTTTACGGGACACTGGAGAACAAGCCAAGAAGACACAACGATTTTCAGTTCTGTTAGAGTCGGATTCGAGTCAAACTATGGAGAAGGTATATGCGCTGTCGATGAAAGAGACGACGGATGGACGAGCGGCAGCCGATGAATTTATGTACTTTTTGGATCTGGTTGAAGTGAAGCTAAAAGGAAATTCCAAAAGTGACGATCTCACTTTGTTGGATGAAATAGATGAAATAAGGAGATTGATGAAAGAGCGAACGGAGTCTACTACGGATATGACATTAACGTTGTCCGACTTGTTGAAATCATTACATGATGAATCACGTGAGCTATCCGGAATTGCAAATAGCCTGCTACAAAATCTATCAGGTTTTAAACTCTAGTTGGAGAGTGCCGATTGGCTCATGGGAATTCAGAGATACAAACGGGGTGACATGCTTCGATATGGCTCCGGATAGTGAGAAATAGGTCAGACACGATGAACAGGCCACGCTGCATCCACGGCCAGTCCATGAACGCCCTTAACGTAAGTTTTGGGCGTTTTTGTATTCCCATCTGTTGTGAAAATGCGAAGGCCGACGAGCGTAAACTGCAAAAGGTGTTCTTGCGGAAATGACCGCCCTGAATGCGGCAGTAAATCGTCTGATTCAGGGGAAAAGCATGGTGTGCGCATTCGCGATCCGATCCAACTCGCGCTTTTGAGCAGGCAAACAGCCAAAGGAGGGTGGAAATGCTTATTTCAGAGATGTCATTGGAGAAGTTGACCAAAGCACAAATCACAGACCTCGTGTTTGGTATGGAGTCAGAAATCGACGATGGTACCTTGTCGGGAGATTGCATCTTCGTGTTTGGCGGAACGAGTATGGAACGCACAGACAAGGCGGTGGCGTTGTTCAATGACGCGCGTGCGCCCTATATTCTGTTTACCGGAGGAGACAGGTATGGAACTCGCACGGATCGGGAGGCATTGGTTCTACGCGATAGGGCCATTGAGCTTGGGGTACCAAAAGAATCGACGATGGTCGAAACATCGTCGAACAACACCATCGAAAACATTTTATGTTCACTTGTCATCTTGGACCGCAAGTTGGGGCTGCACAGCATTCGGAGGTTGCTTCTTGTTAGCCAACAATGGCACATGCGCAGATGCATGTTAATGTTTAGAACGTTTCTGCCGTCGTGGGTCGACCTGGTTTGGTGCCCTGAAGATCGCCTGGTCGCGAGTCGTGACAACTGGTGGAAAGAGCCCGAATGGGAACGTCGAGTGATGAACGAGGCATTTAAGGTTGTAAACGGAGTGCAGGACAGATACTTTATCGATGCCGACATTCCAATTTAGCGCTGTTGACCGCAAGAAGCAATCGCGGGTATCCATGATGTACGTTGTAATCCATACAGAGATGGTCTTGAGGTAAAATATAGAACAAATTGATAACGTATTCTGCGTTTCGCGGTGAGAAGGGTCGGGGACATCCATGCACAAGGTGCTGTGTCATGAGTGCGGAAAAGAGATCCGTTCGCGAGATGACATTTTCACATACTTGTCGTTCAGCGGGATCCATGGGGTATGTTCCGATTGCTACATGCGCAACCAGAAGACACTAAAAGGCGTGCGAAACCCAATTAACAGTCAGTCAGCAATCTGTGTAATGATTGTCGTCATGGTTGGCTGTGCATTGCTATTTATAACGCACCCTTCATGGGTATGGATAGCCGTTGCACTCATGGCTCCAATGATTCGGTTGCTGTCGTGGCTTTTGATCGAACGAAGAATAAAGCTTTAGTGGGATCATCGATCTGTGCGGATGGGCGACTATTCGTTGGTAGGGGATTTCGTCAGCCTGTGGAATTGGCTCATCTTTCAGAGGGAGATGTTTCTTCATGCGTGCAACGCATGTACTAGCCACCGTCGTTATCACATGTGTTACGTTGACCGGGTGCAGTGCGCGGAGTCACCCTGATTTTGCGTTATTCAAACACGTCCCCTCTGATCGTGTTGCGAAAGTAAAATCGGCGATCAAGAGCGCCGGGATCCCAAATCTTGAACTTCCGACAGAGTTTCCGTACCCTGTTACGTTGGCGAATATATCGAGCGGAGAACCTCCACACCGATTGGATATTTTTCTTGGTGATTCCACTCACGTCATCGAACTGACAGCGATGCAGGCAACAAATAACGCTGTGGTAAGTATGTCATCAGTTGTGACGATCGATGAAAGCTACGCGAAACTGTCCGATGGGACTAAA
This window encodes:
- a CDS encoding LuxR C-terminal-related transcriptional regulator → MTDTMESVEYILNMFCYRWTQSGYLVDRHGEVLLKVRGNMIGDKMFDKLGDKYRDRVLALIEHFGDLQQPKIVDSKVTYFPCFIFCPLCDNNFYLLTGYFINDLAIQFVNNGDLVESLPQYCLDEQQKMLNDATQTKALIDRLLSSNMIDYSVHDKMLTERERQIVHLVRAGRTNAEIARDLYISENTVKSHISRLFKKLGITRRRDLR
- a CDS encoding FapA family protein translates to MLGVIVTRGKTIDDAIHKAAQQLNVSEDAIEYEVVSKGSRRLFMSRSAVIQATVKKQTPKDMTPTDEISSESIHENYVASPEAEKHASEASTSDKDVSTEGLAWVKNGQISCKNGIYHYALLTPCNGVVLLVNGQSVSGTTVITEDDVIDVKLQHEHFESKMNLTISPDKMKVILEIIPGYWMFRHLKDKSPSRELSLEVTESKQVKNDMTELSIYKELEKLGVRFGFDKNQIKLACTANEPAKFIVAQGIQPIFGQDGMFELVSKKRNEQKDLFSLSEHIDWKERFSLPSVKAGEVIGHRIPARPGVNGKNVFNEEVAAPQVRELTIVTEEGTALHSSKQSVIATTAGRIKVQQRPNNALSFRVLPQYVHNGDVNVESGNIRFRGDVYILGNVDEGMTVESGGNLHITGMVTNATVITGGDVVINGSVIGTDIICGHTHLFWDRMLPTFKFIHQDLTKVIGAARQLEKNQAFTRADIASKGLQPLIKLLTEIKFKDLPIKIREISEPVKRQKESFGPDVSRIVDFLEKAFHYFHPHVAELKQLESLAEFMASVIASIEYDANKKMNIQVKSLTNSSIKSAWNVVVERLCYGSNIYCKGGVQVRGILRGGSVHAGDFIESKEIGSSGGSRTEVQVVNERGYIAAELIGTDTTVRISGAAKKLISAETSVRARLNTLGDLVLR
- a CDS encoding STAS domain-containing protein yields the protein MFQVQTSLQDKTVIFTLLGSLDIGGVDTFENEVSKVDFLVADMVHIDFKGVEFVDSTGIGSIVNLVQLLEGRGLGYKLTNVSEPIQEVFVILGLEDIIR
- the folE gene encoding GTP cyclohydrolase I FolE, whose translation is MTIDRQVALTEQIRAILKLIGENPDREGLLDTPNRVAKMYEEVFSGVGVDPESALTTTFAEEYEGMVVVKDIHYYTFCEHHLIPFYGKAHIGYIPNGHVVGLSKFARLVELVSKRPQVQERMTQQIANAVMNVLQPRGVIVTLDGTHLCMCARGVKKPGSATVTTVKQGIFSDDVSLVREFEQALVRN
- a CDS encoding STAS domain-containing protein — encoded protein: MSLSVEVKNKVNSVVVTVTGDVDFSTVHDLLAVMTEHREQSISIDCSGLSFIDSTGIGLILRTIMELGETGCEITLDAVPPQIQEILDEMGVSDILHELAGR
- a CDS encoding EAL domain-containing protein; amino-acid sequence: MLNRAVESNQLSYVIKHNMYQHFYQPLYRLQRQCLVGYEALLRSEPPISPEGLFRFAEKTNRLYQLDTESILLACASFSSSDRIKRDAELFLNIFPSTLVHPFFGSLLEEMVSNHAVLRIRIVFELGESEVIRDMGALRDAISCLHENGFRIAIDDVGKGMFSLQKILELEPDFIKLDRYFASDICRLINKQRMISLFVAYCEEGTQLILEGIETSEDLAMAKHLGVHIGQGFILGRPGSLENVPVA
- a CDS encoding PP2C family protein-serine/threonine phosphatase; translated protein: MRTNELQHQFQKYLDTIEGSSDEVEAAETIQRMLLEDDIPACNQLSCRGMSLPALRLSGDYYDFIYDERNGRYWIFIGDVMGKGIPASLLMVMVRSTARVLTNYSKTPSELVCNLNNFLLKDMTRLRAFSTLFCGMFNVHSGDFLYTSAGHPSPILMRKNEKVAERLEVKGTVIGLLKDRQYRDYSVSLLAGDLLVLCTDGILEAMNTDKNAFGYERLKHSIEVHKDFDLHQLIKHITDDVRRFSKAYRRDDVTLVAVRREEGSTQTC